A single Bicyclus anynana chromosome 19, ilBicAnyn1.1, whole genome shotgun sequence DNA region contains:
- the LOC112050924 gene encoding BLOC-1-related complex subunit 6: protein MSGKQSSTSPPEIVKTDSEDKNKDGEDIDEEISARMTASYSEISFHSDNAPSAEEQRKEPGPSRPYDLPSENRKQEKIPLDGHFHYEGDMTHYVADDLEFKIKISSPIAKRGETPIFGSSSASRSSTPSGKLYRQILAPQIGQIDITVLNDLEYEAQKIAQSVDNLIENLSSILHSNSSLTAENMEVYRDAVGKTCDAMDNNIKSMYTILAKGEEVSQAMVPVQAQAARIAEIKRLLQVFESYF from the coding sequence ATGAGTGGTAAACAAAGTTCTACTTCGCCTCCTGAAATTGTGAAAACAGATTCTGAAGATAAAAACAAGGATGGTGAGGATATTGACGAAGAAATATCTGCCCGAATGACTGCTTCATACAGTGAAATATCATTTCATTCTGACAATGCTCCAAGTGCTGAAGAACAGAGAAAAGAACCTGGTCCTTCAAGACCGTATGATCTCCCTTCTGAAAATCGTAAACAGGAAAAAATTCCTTTAGATGGCCACTTTCACTATGAGGGTGACATGACTCATTATGTGGCCGATGATTTAGAGTTTAAGATTAAAATCTCTAGTCCTATAGCCAAACGTGGCGAAACTCCAATATTTGGTAGTTCTAGCGCGTCCCGATCAAGTACTCCATCTGGCAAACTGTATAGGCAAATATTGGCTCCACAGATTGGCCAAATAGATATCACAGTGCTAAATGATCTTGAATATGAAGCACAAAAGATTGCACAGTCTGTTGACAATTTAATAGAAAATCTGTCTAGTATTTTACATTCCAACTCTTCTCTTACTGCAGAAAACATGGAAGTTTATAGAGATGCAGTGGGAAAAACCTGTGATGCAATggacaataatataaaaagtatgtaCACAATCCTTGCAAAAGGAGAAGAGGTTTCACAAGCTATGGTCCCAGTTCAAGCACAAGCAGCAAGAATAGCTGAAATCAAGCGGCTTTTACAAGTCTTTGAAAGTTATTTCTGA
- the LOC128199150 gene encoding uncharacterized protein LOC128199150 isoform X3, whose amino-acid sequence MWFWQLQRDITTIRIQSGIGQQTGARTRPLVLASLYLPIEEHIPPKEMTDLIKYCEDENTDLIIGVDSNAHHTLWGCNENNKRGMTDSPLCRACMEEDETPLHVMLSCRGVTEQRATYIGSSATLHEAIGDLGGLLSFWSELGWME is encoded by the exons ATGTGGTTTTGGCAACTGCAACG AGACATAACAACAATAAGAATACAAAGTGGCATAGGACAACAAACCGGTGCTAGGACAAGACCACTAGTCTTGGCATCGTTATATCTACCCATAGAAGAACATATACCACCAAAAGAGATGACGGACCTCATAAAATACTGTGAGGACGAAAACACTGACCTCATAATTGGAGTAGACAGCAACGCACATCACACCCTATGGGGATGCAACGAAAACAACAAAAGAG gtatgacagacagtcctctgtgcagagcctgcatggaggaggacgagacaccgctacacgttatgctcagttgcagaggcgtaacggaacaacgagcaacctacattggctcctcagcgacactccatgaggctatcggcgacctgggcggcctgctaagcttctggagcgagctcggctggatggaataa
- the LOC128199150 gene encoding uncharacterized protein LOC128199150 isoform X1: protein MCTTPTAAMEVILGIPPLHLHIKEEATLTALRLKTCGLWKHTNTAHTNILKEGIQINPCMEWICDKTQKQFVMDKTYKINTEEASNCYTNPDTLDVYTDGSKTDTGTGAGVYCQDLNIRIAQALGMTDSPLCRACMEEDETPLHVMLSCRGVTEQRATYIGSSATLHEAIGDLGGLLSFWSELGWME, encoded by the exons ATGTGCACAACACCGACAGCTGCAATGGAGGTAATACTAGGAATTCCTCCATTACATCTCCATATAAAAGAGGAAGCAACGCTTACAGCTCTCAGACTAAAAACATGCGGACTGTGGAAACACACAAACACAGCCCACACCAACATCTTAAAAGAGGGAATACAAATAAACCCATGTATGGAATGGATATgtgataaaacacaaaaacaattcGTGATggacaaaacatacaaaatcaaTACAGAAGAAGCTAGTAACTGCTACACAAACCCTGACACCCTAGATGTGTACACGGATGGGTCAAAGACAGACACAGGTACTGGAGCAGGAGTCTACTGCCAAGACCTCAATATACGGATTGCACAAGCGCTTG gtatgacagacagtcctctgtgcagagcctgcatggaggaggacgagacaccgctacacgttatgctcagttgcagaggcgtaacggaacaacgagcaacctacattggctcctcagcgacactccatgaggctatcggcgacctgggcggcctgctaagcttctggagcgagctcggctggatggaataa
- the LOC128199150 gene encoding uncharacterized protein LOC128199150 isoform X2: protein MCTTPTAAMEVILGIPPLHLHIKEEATLTALRLKTCGLWKHTNTAHTNILKEGIQINPCMEWICDKTQKQFVMDKTYKINTEEASNCYTNPDTLDVYTDGSKTDTGTGAGVYCQDLNIRIAQALGKHNSVFQAECVGITTAAVAVTNRQV from the exons ATGTGCACAACACCGACAGCTGCAATGGAGGTAATACTAGGAATTCCTCCATTACATCTCCATATAAAAGAGGAAGCAACGCTTACAGCTCTCAGACTAAAAACATGCGGACTGTGGAAACACACAAACACAGCCCACACCAACATCTTAAAAGAGGGAATACAAATAAACCCATGTATGGAATGGATATgtgataaaacacaaaaacaattcGTGATggacaaaacatacaaaatcaaTACAGAAGAAGCTAGTAACTGCTACACAAACCCTGACACCCTAGATGTGTACACGGATGGGTCAAAGACAGACACAGGTACTGGAGCAGGAGTCTACTGCCAAGACCTCAATATACGGATTGCACAAGCGCTTGGTAAGCACAACTCAGTCTTCCAGGCAGAATGCGTCGGCATCACAACTGCGGCTGTTGCCGTGACCAACAgacag gtatga